A window of the Lolium perenne isolate Kyuss_39 chromosome 7, Kyuss_2.0, whole genome shotgun sequence genome harbors these coding sequences:
- the LOC127317900 gene encoding serine/arginine-rich splicing factor RSZ21 — MARVYVGNLDPAVTARELEDEFRVFGVLRSVWVARKPPGFAFIDFDDRRDAEDAIRDMDGKSGWRVELSRSASSGRGGRDRSGGSEMKCYECGESGHFARECRLRIGSGGLGSGRRRSRSRSRSRSRSPRYRRSPSYSRRSYSPRGRSPRRRSVSPARGRSISRSPVRERDESPVYGNGYRRSRS, encoded by the exons ATGGCGCGCGTGTACGTCGGCAACTTGGATCCTGCTGTGACGGCCCGGGAGCTCGAGGACGAGTTCCGCGTGTTTGGGGTTCTCCGGAG TGTATGGGTTGCAAGAAAGCCACCTGGTTTTGCTTTCATTGATTTTGATGACAGGAGGGATGCTGAGGATGCAATTCGTGATATGGATG GCAAGAGTGGTTGGAGAGTTGAGCTGTCTCGTAGTGCCAGCAGTGGTCGTGGTGGTCGTGATCGATCTGGTGGCTCTGAGATGAAGTGTTATGAATGTGGTGAGTCTGGGCACTTTGCTCGTGAATGCCGCCTGAGGATTGGATCTGGGGGTCTAGGCAGTGGAAGGCGTCGCAGCCGTAGTCGGAGCCGCAGCCGCAGTCGTAGTCCTAGATACCGCAGGAGTCCAAGCTATAGCAGAAG AAGCTACAGCCCCCGAGGGCGCTCTCCAAGGCGTCGTAGTGTGTCACCGGCTCGTGGGCGCAGCATCAGCAGGTCACCAGTCCGTGAACGTGATGAATCTCCTGTGTATGGCAATGG GTATCGCCGCAGCAGGAGCTAG